The sequence GGTCGTCCTCGTCGCCGATCATGTTCGGGTCCTTCACGTCGACGCCGAAGCCCTCGAGGAAGCCCTGGTTGCGCATGTAGTCGACCGTCGGCATCATCGCGTTCAGGTCGAGGGAGACGATCTTGGCGTCCGCCGCCGCGTCGCCGAGCTGGGCGGCGGCCCACTTGCCGATCAGCACGCCGGCCTGGCGGTTGTCGGTGGCGAAGGTCGCGTCCGCCGCGCTCGCCGGCTCGAAGGGCGTGTCGAGCGCGATGACGAGGATGTCCTGGTTCCGGGCCTGCTCGACGAGCGGCACCAGGCCGGCGGAATCCGAGGGCGTGATCAGGATGCCCTTGGCGCCCGCCGCGATGCAGGACTCGATCGCCTGGATCTGGCTGTCGACGTCGCCGTCGATGCGCCCGGCATAGGACTGGAGCTCGATCCCGTGCTCGGCGGCGGCGGCTTCCGCGCCCTCGCGCATCTTCACGAAGAACGGGTTGGCGTCGGTCTTGGTGATGAGGCAGGCGGTGGTCTCCTGCGCGGCCGCGGGGACGGCCGTCAGGGCCGCGCCGGCGACGCCCGCCAGCGCGAACGCGATCGTCTTGCGCATCGTGTCTCCTCCCGGTGTTCTTGCTCGGCCGTCGCAGGCGGCCGTGCACCGAGTGCACACCGTCGGTTCTCGGCTGTCAATAACTAAATCAATGTGAATTATTAATTGACCGACGGTGCGATGCTGCGGCATCCTGCCGCCAAGGAGAGACGCGCGATCATGCGGGCCGACAGCACGACACGCGAGCCGGCGGCGCTGCACCGGGGCTCGAACCAGGCGGGCGTTCGCGCCTACAACGAGCGCCTCGTGCTCTCCCTCCTGTGGCGGGCCGGGCCGCTGACCAAGACCGAGATCGCCCGGCTGACGGGACTGTCGGCGCAGGCCGCCTCGGTCATCGTGCGTCATCTCGAGGCGGACGGGCTCCTGCGCCGGGGCGCGCCGCAGCGCGGGCGCGTCGGCCAGCCCTCGGTGCCGATGTCGCTCGACCCCGACGGCGCCTTCGCCATCGGCGTCAAGATCGGCCGGCGCTCGACGGACGTCGCCCTGATCGATCTCGCCGGGACGGTGCGCGCGCACGAGGCGATCGGCTATCCCTATCCGAGGCTCGAGCCGGTGCTCGCCTTCGTGGAGAGCGCCTGCGCCGGCCTCGTCGCCCGACTCGGCCCGCGCGCGGACCGGCTCGCCGGCGCGGGGCTCGCCATGCCCTTCGACATCTGGAGCTGGAGCGAGGTCGTCGGCGCGCCGGCGGGCGCCATGGACGATTGGCGCGCGGCGGACATCCGTGGGCTGCTCTCCGTGCGCCTGCCGTGCCCGGTCGCCCTGCACAACGACGCCACGGCGGCCTGCGCCGCGGAGATGCTGTTCGGCGGCGCCGAGCGCTTCGGGGACGTGCTGACGATCTTCGTCGGCACCTTCGTCGGCGGCGGGCTCGCGCTCAACGACGCGCTCTTCGCCGGGCGCGCGGGCAACGCCGCCGCCATCGGCTCGCTGCCCCTGCGCGGCCCGGACGGGCGCCCCCGCCAGCTCATCGACGAGGCCTCGCTGTTCCAGCTGGAGCGCCGGCTCGTCGCGGCGGGCATCGACACGGCGGGCCTGTGGCGCGGCGAGGGGGACTGGGCCGGGTTCGAGCCGCACCTGACGGCATGGATCGACCAGGCCGCCGCGGCCCTCGCCATGGCAGTCCTGTCGGCGGCGGCGCTGGTCGAGATCGAGGCCGCCATCGTCGACGGCATCTTCCCGCCGGCCGTGCGCGACCGGCTGATCGCGGCGATCGGCCGGGAGATCGCCCGCCTGCCGCAGACCGGGCTCGCTGCCCCGTCCCTGCGCCCCGGCCGGATCGGCCGCCTCGCCCGCGCGCTCGGCGCGGCGGGGCTGGCGCTGTCGGAGCGCTACCTGATCGACCAGAACACCCTGATGCGGGCCAAGGCCGGCTCGGGATGATGCTCTAGAGCAGATTCTCACCACTCGGGTTCATATCCTGCTGCGGTGAAGAAGTTCGCGCATTCCTCTGGCGGGAAGGCTTCGATGGCGTCGGCGACGGCGCTCCAGAGGGCGTCGCGCGTCCGGGCGGCGACCTTCCTGAGCAGGGCCTTCAGCTTGGCGAAGGCGTTCTCGATGGGGTTGAAGTCCGGGCTGTAGGGCGGCAGGAAGCGCAGCTCGGCTCCGGCCGCCTCGATGGCCTCGCGCACGGCGGGGGTCTTGTGGCTGGCGAGGTTGTCCATGATCACCACGTCGCCGGGGCTCAGCGTCGGAACCAGGACCTGCTGGACGTAGGCGAGGAAGCTCGCCGCGTTGATCGCGCCGTCGATCAGCATCGGCGCGTCGATCCCGCCGATCCTGAGCCCGGCCACGAAGGTCGTGGTGCGCCAATGGCCGTGAGGGATGCCGGCGCGCAGGCGCTCGCCTTCGGGGGCGCGGCCCCGCAACCGCGCCATCTTGGTGTTGAGCCAGGTCTCGTCGATGAAGATCAGCCGCTGCGGGTCGAGCTCGGGCTGCTCCTCGAACCAGGCCTCGCGGGCCGCGGCGACGTCGGCGCGGTCCTGCTCGCTGGCGTGGCCGGACTTTTTTTGAACGTCAGGCCGTGGCGGCCGAAGAAGCGGTGCACCGTCGAGGGCGCGAAGCGCTCGCCGTGCTCGCGCTCGAGCCGCTCGGCGATCTCGACGAGGGTGAGATCCGGCGCCTCCTCCACCATCGCGAGGATGACCGGGCCGAGCGCCTCGATCCGCCCGGACCGCGTGTCGCCGCCTTGCGCCCGCGGCGCGACCGAGCCCGTCTCGCGCCGAAGGTTGAACCACTTCACCGCCGCGGACGGCGCGATCCCGAAGCGGTCCGCCGCGGCCCGGCGGCTCATGCCGGCATCGACCGCAGCGAGGACGCGCTGCCTCAGATCCATCGAGAGGGGCTTCGTCATGGCGGCTGGCCTCCTCCGCCAGCCTCTACCGTGAATCACGAACTGGCCTCGAAGGGAATCCCCCGCGCGATTCCATCAGGAAGCGATCTGCTCTAGCCCCTGAATTCCTCCCGCAGCGCCCGGTACAGCGCCCGCCAGCGCGGCAGGCGCTCCGCATAGGCGTCGCGAAGCGCCGGATCGGGCGGCGTCACGTCGAGGACCGGCGGCGGCGTCGCGATCTCGGCGAGGGGCGCGCCGGTGGCAGCGGCGAGGGCGAGCCGCGCCGCGCCGAGGGCGGGGCCGGCCTCGCCGCCGCGGGTGCGCGTCAGCGGCGCGTCGAGGGCGGAGGCGAGGAGGCGGGCGAGAAAGGGGCTCCTCGCCCCGCCGCCGATCAGCCCCGCCGCAGGCACGGCGACGCCCGCGGCGGCGAGCGCGTCGCGCCCGTCGACGAGGGAGAGCGCGAGGCCGTCGAGGACGGCGCGCATGATCTCCGCCGGGCCGGCCTGCGGGTCGAGGCCGACGAGCGCGCCGCGGGCGTGCGGGTCGTCGTGGGGCGTTCGCTCGCCGGCGAGATAGGGCAGGAATAGCACGCGGCTCGGGCCGATCGTCTCGCGCTCGGCGGCGGCGAGGGCGTCGGTGACGGGGAGGCCGAGGAGCTTCGCCGCCCAGCCGATCACGCTCGCGCCGTTGAGCAGCGCCGCCATGGCGAACCAGCGCTCCGGCACGCAATGAGCGAGCGCGTGGACGAGGGCGTCCGGCGCGGCGCGGTAGGCCGCGCTCGACACGAAGATCTGCGCCGAGGTGCCGAGCGAGACGAAGGCGTCCGCCTCTCCCACGGCGCCGATCCCGACGGCGCCCGCCGCGACGTCTCCCCCGCCGCCGGCGACGATCACGCCCTCGGGCAGGCCGAGCTCGGCGGCGAGCGCGGGGCGGACGACGCCCGTGGCCTGCGTGCCTTCGACGAGGCGGGGCAGGCGCGCGCGGTCGAGGCCCGTGGCGGCGAGGGCCGGGTCGCACCAGTCCCGGCGCGCCTCGTCGAGGAGCCAGGTCCCGGCGGCGTCCGACATGTCGGTGGCGCGCTCGCCGGTGAGGCGCAGGCGCAGGTAGTCCTTCGGTAGGAGGACGGTGCGGATGCGGGCGAAGGCTTCGGGCTCGTGGCCGGCGAGCCAGGCGAGCTTCGGCGCGGTGAGGCCGGGCATCGGCTTGACGCCGACTTGCGCCGCGAGGTGCGGGTGGTCGGCCGCCAGCGCCGCGGCTTCCTCGTGCGCGCGGCCGTCGTTCCAGAGGATCGCCGGGCGGATCGGGCGGTCGGCGGCGTCGACGAGCGTCGCGCCGTGCATCTGGCCGGAGAGGCCGATCGCCCGGGTGGCGGCGTAGGCGTCGGGCGCCTGGGCGCGCAGCGCGGCGAGGGCGGCGAGGGTCGCCTCCCACCAGGCGTCCGGGTCCTGCTCCGACCAGAGCGGGCGGGGGCGCTGGGTGTCGAGAGGGATCTCGGCCGTGGCGAGGATGCGCTGGCCGGCATCGACGAGCACGGCCTTGAGGGCGGAGGTGCCGAGGTCGAGGCCGATGGTGGTGGGGTTCATGACGCGAAGAGCCGCTCGGCTGGAGAGGGCACGGCGGGCGCCGATCTTCCGGTCGCCGTCAGGCCTCCGAGAATGCGACGAAACCGTCCTCGGACGCCAGCGCCGCGGCCACGTAGGGAACGATCTCGGACCGCAGATCCTCGGGGCGCGCCCAGACCAGCTCGGAAATCTTGTCCGGCTCGCGGATCATCGGCTCGTGTGGCAGGCGCCCGGCCACGAAAAAGAAATCCACATAGGTGCGATCCGGCAGTCTTCTGTGGACGACGACGCGAAACGCGAGCTCATCGGGCACGAGCCGCACCCCGATTTCCTCCTCGACCTCCCGCACGAGCGCCGTGCGTGGACATTCTCCGTCCTCGACATGGCCCGCCACGCAGCTCAGCCACCCCGGAAAGTACCGCGTGCCGGCCCGCCGGACGAGCAGGTGGGCGCCGTCGATCGTGTGGACCAGATGCGTCGAGGCGACGAGGGGGAGAGGCATGATTCAGACCTGACGGCGCCGCGGCTTCGCAGGGGGACACAAAAACCACGCTGCATAAAGGCATGTCAACATGCCAACCCAGACGACCTCCGCCACGCCCACGTGCCGGCTCGCGATCATCCCGTAGACCAGGACGACGACGAGCGGGCTCGCCACCCGGTACAGGTTCAATTCCAGAAACGACACCGAACGATTGGCCATGTAGAAGAGCTTGTGCGAGAGAGAGAAAATGGCGCCGGCCGCGATCGGGAGGAGCGCTCCATCCGGGCTCGGCACACCCGCATATGCGAGCAGCGCCAGCAAAGCCACGAACGCCGACTGTGCATTGACACGGACCGCTTGCGCCTTGAAGGCCCAACTAAGGGTAGTATAATAGACTGCAAAACAAAAGTACGCGAGGACGCAGAGAACGACTGCGTTGCGTTGTTCTGTCACTATTCCGACTTCGGTCAGAGGCTGTAGACTCACCACAATGAGGACGCTCGCAAGCGCGAGCTGACGACCCGAGAAGCGCTCCCCGATTGCGAAGATCGCCAAAAGGGCGCAGAATGGAAGGTAGAGGCGGCCGAGTGCGGCGAGATCGACGCCATCGAGCGTTCGCGCGCTCGCGAATAAACACAAGTTACCGAGACAGAAGCTCACCACCGCTATCATCAGGGGGCCGGGCGCGCCCACGGTCTGCGTCGCATGCGCGCCGGCGGTCGCCCACAACCTGTCGACCAGCCCGAAGAGAAGGCAGGCCGCCAGGAAGAAAAAGGCGTACCCGCCGGCTCCCGACTCCTTCGTTCCGAAATCGTGGAGAATGGCGACGCCGCTGCCCAGAACTGCGGAACTCATGCCGAGAGCGCGGCCGCGGAGCGAAGGGATCAAAACGCATACCTCTGCGCCTCAGTATCAATCGAATTGCGACCGGAACTCTCGATGAACGCGGTAAAGTCGAACTTT comes from Salinarimonas sp. and encodes:
- a CDS encoding substrate-binding domain-containing protein, whose product is MRKTIAFALAGVAGAALTAVPAAAQETTACLITKTDANPFFVKMREGAEAAAAEHGIELQSYAGRIDGDVDSQIQAIESCIAAGAKGILITPSDSAGLVPLVEQARNQDILVIALDTPFEPASAADATFATDNRQAGVLIGKWAAAQLGDAAADAKIVSLDLNAMMPTVDYMRNQGFLEGFGVDVKDPNMIGDEDDPRYVGRDVTNGNEEGGRAAMESLLQAHPDLNVVYTINEPAAAGAYEALRAVGREGDVMVVSVDGGCPGVRNVEEGIIGATSMQFPLLMASLGIEAIAQYAEDGTLPEPSPGLDFFNTGVELVTDAPVEGIESMTAEEGLERCWG
- a CDS encoding NUDIX domain-containing protein; translated protein: MPLPLVASTHLVHTIDGAHLLVRRAGTRYFPGWLSCVAGHVEDGECPRTALVREVEEEIGVRLVPDELAFRVVVHRRLPDRTYVDFFFVAGRLPHEPMIREPDKISELVWARPEDLRSEIVPYVAAALASEDGFVAFSEA
- a CDS encoding ROK family transcriptional regulator is translated as MRADSTTREPAALHRGSNQAGVRAYNERLVLSLLWRAGPLTKTEIARLTGLSAQAASVIVRHLEADGLLRRGAPQRGRVGQPSVPMSLDPDGAFAIGVKIGRRSTDVALIDLAGTVRAHEAIGYPYPRLEPVLAFVESACAGLVARLGPRADRLAGAGLAMPFDIWSWSEVVGAPAGAMDDWRAADIRGLLSVRLPCPVALHNDATAACAAEMLFGGAERFGDVLTIFVGTFVGGGLALNDALFAGRAGNAAAIGSLPLRGPDGRPRQLIDEASLFQLERRLVAAGIDTAGLWRGEGDWAGFEPHLTAWIDQAAAALAMAVLSAAALVEIEAAIVDGIFPPAVRDRLIAAIGREIARLPQTGLAAPSLRPGRIGRLARALGAAGLALSERYLIDQNTLMRAKAGSG
- the xylB gene encoding xylulokinase, whose amino-acid sequence is MNPTTIGLDLGTSALKAVLVDAGQRILATAEIPLDTQRPRPLWSEQDPDAWWEATLAALAALRAQAPDAYAATRAIGLSGQMHGATLVDAADRPIRPAILWNDGRAHEEAAALAADHPHLAAQVGVKPMPGLTAPKLAWLAGHEPEAFARIRTVLLPKDYLRLRLTGERATDMSDAAGTWLLDEARRDWCDPALAATGLDRARLPRLVEGTQATGVVRPALAAELGLPEGVIVAGGGGDVAAGAVGIGAVGEADAFVSLGTSAQIFVSSAAYRAAPDALVHALAHCVPERWFAMAALLNGASVIGWAAKLLGLPVTDALAAAERETIGPSRVLFLPYLAGERTPHDDPHARGALVGLDPQAGPAEIMRAVLDGLALSLVDGRDALAAAGVAVPAAGLIGGGARSPFLARLLASALDAPLTRTRGGEAGPALGAARLALAAATGAPLAEIATPPPVLDVTPPDPALRDAYAERLPRWRALYRALREEFRG
- a CDS encoding IS630 family transposase (programmed frameshift); translated protein: MTKPLSMDLRQRVLAAVDAGMSRRAAADRFGIAPSAAVKWFNLRRETGSVAPRAQGGDTRSGRIEALGPVILAMVEEAPDLTLVEIAERLEREHGERFAPSTVHRFFGRHGLTFKKKSGHASEQDRADVAAAREAWFEEQPELDPQRLIFIDETWLNTKMARLRGRAPEGERLRAGIPHGHWRTTTFVAGLRIGGIDAPMLIDGAINAASFLAYVQQVLVPTLSPGDVVIMDNLASHKTPAVREAIEAAGAELRFLPPYSPDFNPIENAFAKLKALLRKVAARTRDALWSAVADAIEAFPPEECANFFTAAGYEPEW